The Couchioplanes caeruleus nucleotide sequence GGAGCGCAGCTGACCCGGCTCGGCCGAGGCGTCGTGGCGCGGTCGCCGGGAGAGGACCGGGCGCTTCATGGTCGTTGGACCCGGCACGGTCTCTGACCAGGCTCCGGTGGCTCCGGACCCCGCCGGGGGCAGCGTCCCCGGCAAGGCGATCGAGGGCCGTTCGCTCGGCCGCATCGCCTGGACCCGGCTCAAGCGCGACAAGGTCGCCATGGCGGGCGGCTATGTCGTCCTCTTCCTGATCCTGGTCGCGGTCTTCGCCCCGTTGGTCGTCAAGCTCCTGGGCGATCCGCCGAACGAGTTCCACCAGAACCTGATCGACGTCAACACCCTGGCCCCCAAGGGCGGCACGGGCATCAGCGGCGACCATCTGTTCGGTGTCGAGCCGCAGAACGGCCGGGACATCTTCAGCCGGGTCGTCTACGGCGCCCGGATCTCGCTGCTGATCGCGTTCCTCGCGACCGGCCTGTCGGTGGTCATCGGCGCCACGCTCGGCGTGGTGGCCGGCTTCTTCGGCGGCTGGGTCGACGCGCTGATCAGCCGGGCCATGGACGTCTTCCTGGCCTTCCCGCTGCTGGTCTTCTCGATCGCGCTGGCCGGCGTCATCCCGGACAAGGCCTTCGGGCTGTCCGGGGACGCGCTGCGGATCGCCATGCTGATCTTCATCATCGGCTTCTTCAGCTGGCCCTACATCGGCCGCATCGTGCGCGGGCAGACGCTGTCGCTGCGGGAACGCGAGTTCGTCGACGCGGCGCGCAGCCTCGGTGCGCGCGGGCCGTACATCATCTTCAAGGAGCTTCTGCCCAATCTTGTAGCGCCCATCCTGATCTACGCGACGCTGCTCATCCCGACGAACATCCTGTTCGAGGCGGCGCTGTCGTTCCTCGGGGTCGGGGTCCGGCCGCCCACCGCCAGCTGGGGCGGGATGCTCTCCGACGCCGCCCGCTTCTACACGATCTGGCATTTCATGTTCTTCCCGGGCATGGCCATCTTCATCACCGTGCTGGCCTTCAACCTGTTCGGTGACGGCCTGCGCGACGCGCTCGACCCCAAGGGCCGACGCTGATCATGCGCCGGACGACTTTTTCGCCAGCCAGGCGGTCCAAGCGGGCCGTTCCTTCAGGGAGGTTGCTACAAGTGATCCAGAGAACAAGGGTGCTGGTGGCCGCGACGGCCGCCCTGGCGCTCGGATTGACCGCCGCGTGCGGCGGGGGCAAGGACGACTCCAGCTCGGGCAGCTCCTCCAAGGCGGAGTTCAACGCCGCCCTGGACAAGGTGTTCAACCCCTCCGAGAAGAAGGGCGGCACCATCCGCCTGGCGAACTCGGGCGACTGGGACACCCTCGACCCGGGCGAGACATATTACGGCTACTCGTGGGACTTCCTGCGCCTGTACGGCCGCAGCCTGCTCACGTTCAAGGCTTCCCCGGGCGCGGCCGGCAACGAGCTGACCCCGGACCTCGCCGAGGGCCTGGGCGAGACGAACGACAACGGCAAGACGTGGACGTACAAGATCCGTAAGGGCGTCAAGTTCGAGGACGGCACCGAGGTCAAGTCGGCCGACGTCAAGTACGCGGTGCTGCGCTCGATCGACAAGGCGACGTTCCCGAACGGCCCGGCGTACTTCGAGCAGTTCCTGAACCTGCCGGCCGGTTACAAGGGCCCGTACAAGTCCAAGGGCGTCAACACCGACCAGGCCATCTCGACGCCGGACGACAGCACGATCGTCTTCCATCTCAAGCAGGCGTTCGGTGGCTTCGACTACATGGCCGCGCTGCCGCAGACCGTTCCGGTCCCGCAGGCCAAGGACACGGCCGCGAAGTACAAGGAGCACGTGGTCTCCACGGGCCCGTACATGTTCGACCAGAACAACATCGGCAAGAACTTCTCGCTCAAGCGGAACCCGAACTGGAG carries:
- a CDS encoding ABC transporter permease, which produces MVVGPGTVSDQAPVAPDPAGGSVPGKAIEGRSLGRIAWTRLKRDKVAMAGGYVVLFLILVAVFAPLVVKLLGDPPNEFHQNLIDVNTLAPKGGTGISGDHLFGVEPQNGRDIFSRVVYGARISLLIAFLATGLSVVIGATLGVVAGFFGGWVDALISRAMDVFLAFPLLVFSIALAGVIPDKAFGLSGDALRIAMLIFIIGFFSWPYIGRIVRGQTLSLREREFVDAARSLGARGPYIIFKELLPNLVAPILIYATLLIPTNILFEAALSFLGVGVRPPTASWGGMLSDAARFYTIWHFMFFPGMAIFITVLAFNLFGDGLRDALDPKGRR